Genomic DNA from Alistipes indistinctus YIT 12060:
GCCGCTTGCCTTCGGGCCCAATTATGAAAAGTTTCAGGAGGCGCGCGACCTGATCGGGGTCGGGGGCGCCCGCAGTATTTCAGACTACACGCAATTGGCCGACTGGTTCGGTATTTTGCACGGTGATGCGGCGGAATATCAGAGGAGCAGCAGTGCCTGCGCCGAGTATGTCCGTTCGCACAAGGGGGCGACCGGGCAAATTATTGCAGGAATCCGGGTATGACGGTAGGTTCGGCATCGTGTGACGACAAACGATGGAGCCTGAAATGGGGCGGTAGGTTCTCAGGAATTGAAATATCGGGCCGGACTGCTGTGAAAAGCTGAAACCACGCCGTTGCAGATCAAAAAATATTCTTTATCTTTGCAGTCCTGTTCCCCGTGAACAGCGTGCTTGACCCATGGTGTAATGGTAACACTGCAGATTTTGGTTCTGTCATTCCAGGTTCGAATCCTGGTGGGTCAACAAGACGACACTTTAAACGTGCAACCTACTTTGATTAATCGTTTTGCAGGTAATGATATCGGATGAATTGTAATCGGGTTATTTGACGTTGTGATGATTTTGTCATTTGTGTTGCTCCAGAGAATTGCTATTCGAGTGACTGGTAAACAGTGTTGACATATCGGCTCCACAGATCGAAAAGGTCCTCTATTCTGTGATTCATGAAAAGCAGAATAATCAGATCTTCTTTCGGGTCGATCAAAAAATAGGTCCCTAGCCAACCGAGCCAAAAAAGGGATCCTTCAGAAACCATTGGAGGCATCAGTATTTTCGAATTGGCAAAAATCCGGTTGCCGGGACTGATTTCGAATCCGAGGCCGAACAAGGAGTATTGCGGGACATCCGCTCCTTCGGGTATCTGGTTTTGGGACATGAGTTCGATTGTTTTGCGTCCCAGAATGCGATGACCGTTGAATGTTCCGCCGTTGAGGATCATCTGACAAAATCGGGCATAATCCTCAATTGGACCGTTCAGACCGGTTGCTTCCGGAATGTACCGGTGATCTTGGCTGAAAAGATTGAGAGGGTATTGATTGTTCCGCGGGATAATTTTTCCCTCTTTTTTTTCATATACAACGGGAAGCCGTTGTTGATCGGCGGGATCAAGGAAAAAAGCAGTTTGAGTCATTCCTAAAGGTTCCAGGATCGTTTTTGAAAGGTACTGCTCTAGCGGTTGTCCAGAAAAATGTTCGATCAGGTAAGCCGCCACTTCCATTGAAATATTCTCATAGTTCCAGTTTGTTCCCGGATCATATTTCAACGGAGCTTGCAATTGATCCCGGATATATTCTTCCCGGCTTTTATAAACCGGTACGACTTGACCGGGTGTCGCCGGCCATCCGACTAGACCGCCCGTGTGGGAGAGCAGGTGAGAGATGGTGAGTGATGTGGTCGCTTCCCGGGTACTGAAATTTTTCCTGTTCTTCCATTTCACCAATATTCTGTCGCTGGTTTCAGGGATGTATGCCGAAACCGGATCCTCCAGTTGGAATTTCCCCTGTTCATAAAGTGTCATTAGGGCTACTGTGATGACGGGTTTAGTGAGTGAAGCCATTTGAAAAATGTCATTCTTTTTCAAATAGATACTATCTTCAGGTACTCTCCATCCCCATGCAGCATGGTGGATTATCTCGCCTTTGCGCGCCACGAAAGTGACCGCATGCGGTAGCCCTTTTTCCTCAATATAGTGTTTGAGCAGACTGTCGATCCTCGTCAACCGGGTTCCGTTAACCCCTAAGGTCAAGTAGTCCCGGTTATATGAAAATTGTTGGGGAGAGTATCCCATCAGGGAGCAATATGTCAGCAAGATAACGGCGACTAACACGACTTTATGTTGAATATTATGCATAAATACCTTTTTTGATTAGAGATGAATAGTTGACATCCAACCATAATGGAATCCACCGGTCAGTCCAGAAAGGGCATAACCGAGCCGGTCACTTTCAGATTACCTGTCTGGCACAAAAATAGGAGATACTGTTTAGTGTGGCATATGACAAAGAGTGTTGGGAATGTCATTTTTCGGGAATGATTATGGCTTTACGCGTTTGCGATATTGGCCCGGAGTGCTTCCTGTGTGTTTCCGGAATAAACGGATGAAATAGGAGGAGTTATCGAAATGCAGCCGGTTGGCGATTTCGGCTTCGGAAAGAGTCGTATAATCCAGCAGTCGTTCGGCTTCGTGGATCACTTTAGTCAGAATGAAGGATTTAGCGCTCGAACCCAAAATCCCATGGACGATCTTGTTCAGATAATTGGAAGAAATACATAGCTTGTCTGCGTAGTACTGGGTATTGCGATGGAATGTGCATTCAGCGTCTACCATACGTACGAACGGATCGATATACCGGACGATTTTTATGTTGTCTTTCCTGTTGTCCGATTCTCCGGCGGGGCAGGCACGATTCAGCAACATCAGCGTTTCATAGAGCATGGCCCTCAAAATATGGTGATCCTGTTCGCTCTGATCGTTAATTTCAGTTTTCATTTCCGCGAGTAGTCGTTTGACGCGGTTGAACAGTTCATTCGGCAGTTTGAGAAATGGGGAACTTCTTTCCGCTTGTAAGTAGCGAAAATTGCGCAGGAAAGCGCGGTCATTGAAAAATGAAAGAAGGAATTTCTCTTCGAATAAAAGAAAATAACCGTTCAGGTTGGCATGCGAATGCCAATGCCAAACCTCTCCGGGAATTGCACAGATAATATGATTGGTTCCGAGGTGGCAACTGCAATCATTGATGGCGACTTCCCCGTCGCCTGCTGTTATCAGGATAATGCTATAAAAATTAAATCGGTGGACAGGACTCCGTCTGACGCCTTCCCGTATCTCTTCCAACCCGATGACGTCGACCAACAGTTCATTGCCGTATTTCTTTGTGTAGAATTTCCGTAAAGGTATGGAATCCACTTTCAAAGTGCTTTGTACTTAAAAAAGTTCTCGCTGGGATAATCTCCCCTCCGTCCGGGAACGAGTCGGTATTCGTGTATGTTGGCAGCGCTAAAGCGGTTCGGGAATTAAAACTTGTCGATATCGACCGACGAGGCCAGGTCGCCGATTTGCGGCAGCAGTGTGGTGAAGTGTTTGGTCGCTTCGTGCGCAGCCAGTACGGCGGCGTTTTCCCACCGTTCGCAGATTACGATCTGGGCCGGGTCGGTCGGGTGCAGGTAATACTGGTAGCGGAGGTTGCCGTTCTCTTTCTGAGAGGCCGCCGTCAGTTCGGCGAGCAGTTCCAGCATTTTGGCGCGTTTGTCGGCCGTTACGTTGATCGTTACGAAGATGTTGATCATGGTTTTATCGTGTTTGCGGCGGTAGGGAATGCGACGCAGCGGAGATTTCCCGTACCCGCCTGTTTTTGTCCGGTAGCTGAGTGCGCGCGGGCCGCCGTCGGATCCAGCTGGGGCC
This window encodes:
- a CDS encoding serine hydrolase domain-containing protein, with translation MHNIQHKVVLVAVILLTYCSLMGYSPQQFSYNRDYLTLGVNGTRLTRIDSLLKHYIEEKGLPHAVTFVARKGEIIHHAAWGWRVPEDSIYLKKNDIFQMASLTKPVITVALMTLYEQGKFQLEDPVSAYIPETSDRILVKWKNRKNFSTREATTSLTISHLLSHTGGLVGWPATPGQVVPVYKSREEYIRDQLQAPLKYDPGTNWNYENISMEVAAYLIEHFSGQPLEQYLSKTILEPLGMTQTAFFLDPADQQRLPVVYEKKEGKIIPRNNQYPLNLFSQDHRYIPEATGLNGPIEDYARFCQMILNGGTFNGHRILGRKTIELMSQNQIPEGADVPQYSLFGLGFEISPGNRIFANSKILMPPMVSEGSLFWLGWLGTYFLIDPKEDLIILLFMNHRIEDLFDLWSRYVNTVYQSLE
- a CDS encoding putative quinol monooxygenase, which codes for MINIFVTINVTADKRAKMLELLAELTAASQKENGNLRYQYYLHPTDPAQIVICERWENAAVLAAHEATKHFTTLLPQIGDLASSVDIDKF
- a CDS encoding helix-turn-helix domain-containing protein gives rise to the protein MKTEINDQSEQDHHILRAMLYETLMLLNRACPAGESDNRKDNIKIVRYIDPFVRMVDAECTFHRNTQYYADKLCISSNYLNKIVHGILGSSAKSFILTKVIHEAERLLDYTTLSEAEIANRLHFDNSSYFIRLFRKHTGSTPGQYRKRVKP